A region from the Ciconia boyciana chromosome 1, ASM3463844v1, whole genome shotgun sequence genome encodes:
- the AKAP11 gene encoding A-kinase anchor protein 11 isoform X5 yields the protein MDTYARAQGNRMKPRISVKKSFGEGVLHSMKSLLHSRKELCNVSADECLNREEQDNFIEITFIGFAEEMGTAHLQELAAVSAELPGVLKLLQLCKLKENEVIFLKDVKKTLAKPYDMKHQHQLPEVFCVMRLSPSFPRIKVDYIFTLLSKYTTGIRYAVEINSSQKHQTEISHGEDDDTNQSVSSIEDDFVTAFEHLDEDEPSKIQSAGACSFTSRNHRDAASQTIPAQCLEAVDSKILVGSAHRKSSARSSTLIDILGLKELSSVKNSVTTSISDPWIQRNFYKPYNPSDQGVNFLCKTLFSSSPAESSESDCSSPSPIIFLDEEGYQKSLKAKLQLPKIPVVKDGIEDSDSEVSEFFDSFDQFDELEQALENSCKVIRDPILGNPSQKRRTAREQLSSGSITMNPQKFKFDRPTLPANVKKPTPRKPESPYSSVFDVPDSPRPVKTSGEENGGLFSPIRSSAFSPLGSCGSSECLCRINLSGDGTGQNHDDAVYNSYSAYADSVSFEILDSVFHSESSSEQVCAGNYSKHKGIVLKEKKGQAADLKMRTGKEPDKHAKSKHKSLMIRDSIQKFATELVEKSFGSAFKDLQKGVSSCTNALCHLAARLTSSVFQMAFYEIGRRRAISLKERAINGIASFLVSEAITGALKELRHVKKQIFTNTVARFAADLAEELVFEGIMEVCQFSYPSTPTAAQPSSFDYEDKVVRSYARDLSESVIQEAFIELSQVDVTFTTQAAISVSMDNIKYVSAESMLESTQTSTVFPNFNDRVALKPIQDSKKEYTVQQALFCTSGVVSSIPVPLAGRALCQHQVSSDAYKAKDSTAPNSDDNMKIYKDTTHPFFTSRKREEEVASFRNIYLISDHSQSTENTPSLLRNRNDTKQTNNRSGMNNDSELTSGSKGINTFSGTMVDMIVNEAYEAITSSRVTKAVEEYTDFLTRKIIDKKPYVQCIGEDFPKNVFADHLAKYVIKQSVDESKTVLCNTGENLACNVSSQTYADTNRKEQCVIKKQEAEKQNNVSIIVEQQQMPLNNPCKCLLTPTHSVQRFSEPKDCWQEQKGHRFSSKSPPSCSTVTFAKHVLEDFTDTGSCLITCLNKPSKKHDMQKPSSGPLTYRQADCFLHANSFSSVMFGSEDASQMEDKSRLKDGNTCVMPDTPPPTPLVPCQGSSEKNLRKLSKKLKGELAKEFAPATPPSTPYNPSVTGLSETERDSLENEEFMLKLMRSLSEEVESSEDEDHSEMPIEKEERSEKTIQYADCLASHVISLATEMAASHLDGKTNKRETDRQVQLGMQNRRCGYTAFINIPEETCNSLWNYAGDMAGKVINEAKKIVKSRHCKLLRLKRVNCQVDCLYLRRGDKDYSSKERCGPMQDQWPGERDSAVLPLPQGSGMTGLTSKYPSCESVTDEYADHIIRVLKREGGNAELLMDQYASRLAYRSIKSGLQQAARKNKLRYNRKTFPGQNAQVNGKLELIKAVNKDAVQQVKSSIHHREDQTYERGIGTQRTECTELLHFSESLAHSITCDVRKKLKMSGACLPKSLTDSCLYKKTEFDEVTGDLTKTRFSRTFLPFSPDHKLYHSTGSLNENGYSEGIIQAIEQYARKVADDTLEKSLESAVLHVAENRKNGDRLSYTEKLSPFSGTVCRCCSMKEHRYCTESTPHHLPASESSIPVRHFLHPGLGGACQKSRVFQLDIPKIHIDVEQKTVFSDKGATAAIKKAEGELSYTSVTADSGIGQDGVSFAESLTTEIMTSAMTNIGQAVNISSVGREGFHSVESIVSQQMSLSIGDDSTGSWSNLSFEDEHPDESSSFLHLSDSDGTEDKDEDSKDAVEGLEQIRKTLAIVNIDLEPNLVDPQLRAALQWLAASETEVSGLHFHDAATREFVFEPWSHNATWTEFMDSFSKQADECASEGSLGKEWLGFFLSFCLLVKIQTFE from the exons ATGGATACATACGCCAGGGCTCAGGGCAATCGAATGAAACCAAGAATATCTGTGAAAAAG agttttgGTGAAGGTGTACTGCACTCTATGAAGTCACTGCTACACAGCAGAAAAGAGTTATGCAATGTATCAGCAGATGAATGTCTAAATCGGGAAGAACAAGATAATTTTATTGAG attacATTTATAGGTTTTGCTGAAGAGATGGGTACTGCTCATTTGCAG GAGTTGGCAGCTGTTTCTGCAGAGCTCCCAGGTGTTCTGAAATTGCTCCAGTTGTGCAAACTAAAAGAAAACGAGGTTATATTTCTAAAAGATGTAAAGAAAACCTTGGCAAAACCCTATGACATGAAACATCAG CATCAGCTTCCTGAAGTGTTTTGTGTGATGAGACTGTCTCCTTCATTCCCAAGGATCAAAGTTGATTACATATTTACGTTGCTGAGCAAGTATACCACAGGCATAAGATATGCAGTGGAAATAAACTCATCGCAAAAGCATCAAACAGAGATATCCCATGGAGAAGATGATGACACTAATCAGTCAGTTTCTTCAATTGAAGATGATTTTGTCACTGCTTTCGAACACTTAGATGAAGATGAGCCTTCAAAGATACAAAGTGCTG gtgcaTGCAGCTTTACTTCTCGAAACCATCGAGATGCTGCTTCACAGACCATCCCTGCTCAATGTTTAGAAGCTGTTGACTCAAAGATCCTTGTGGGTTCTGCACATCGAAAGTCATCTGCCAGATCGTCGACTTTGATTGATATTTTGGGACTTAAGGAACTGTCCTCAGTAAAAAATTCAGTTACAACCTCAATTTCTGATCCTTGGATACAAAGGAATTTCTATAAGCCATATAATCCTTCTGATCAAGGTGttaattttttatgtaaaacattgttttcctcctctccagctgaaTCCTCTGAGTCAGATTGCTCCAGCCCAAGCCCCATTATCTTCTTAGATGAAGAAGGGTATCAAAAAAGCTTGAAGGCAAAACTTCAGCTACCAAAAATTCCAGTAGTGAAAGATGGTATAGAGGATTCAGACTCAGAAGTAAGTGAATTTTTTGATAGTTTTGATCAGTTCGATGAGCTGGAACAAGCCTTGGAAAACTCTTGTAAAGTTATTAGGGATCCCATCCTAGGAAATCCCTCCCAGAAAAGGAGGACTGCACGTGAACAATTGTCTTCTGGAAGCATTACAATGAATCCTCAGAAATTCAAGTTTGATCGTCCCACTCTCCCAGCCAATGTAAAGAAACCAACTCCTCGTAAACCAGAATCACCATATAGCAGCGTCTTTGATGTCCCAGATTCCCCTCGCCCAGTTAAAACATCAGGGGAAGAGAATGGAGGCTTGTTCAGCCCTATTAGATCATCGGCTTTCAGTCCACTAGGGAGCTGTGGTTCTTCTGAATGTTTATGTCGAATTAATCTCAGTGGAGATGGGACAGGTCAAAATCACGATGATGCAGTTTATAATAGTTATTCAGCCTACGCTGATAgtgtttcatttgaaatactggattctgtttttcattctgaGTCCTCATCAGAACAAGTATGTGCAGGAAATTATTCGAAACACAAAGGGattgttttgaaagagaaaaaaggtcaAGCTGCAGATCTCAAAATGAGAACTGGTAAGGAGCCAGATAAACACGCAAAATCTAAACATAAGTCATTAATGATTAGAGATAGCATTCAAAAATTTGCAACTGAATTAGTTGAAAAAAGTTTTGGCAGTGCATTTAAAGACCTGCAAAAAGGCGTTTCTTCATGCACCAATGCACTTTGTCATTTGGCTGCTAGGTTAActtcttcagtctttcaaaTGGCTTTTTATGAGATTGGAAGACGTAGAGCAATCTCCCTGAAGGAGCGTGCCATTAATGGGATAGCAAGCTTTTTGGTGAGTGAAGCTATAACTGGTGCTTTGAAAGAACTGCGGCAcgtaaagaaacaaatatttaccAACACGGTTGCACGGTTTGCGGCAGACCTTGCCGAAGAACTTGTGTTTGAAGGAATCATGGAAGTATGCCAGTTTTCGTATCCATCGACACCTACAGCTGCACAGCCTTCATCATTTGATTATGAAGACAAAGTGGTAAGATCCTATGCCAGAGATTTGTCTGAATCTGTCATTCAGGAGGCTTTTATTGAACTTTCTCAGGTTGATGTGACCTTCACAACACAAGCAGCCATTAGTGTTTCCATGGACAACATTAAATATGTGAGCGCAGAAAGTATGTTAGAGTCAACACAGACTTCCACagtttttcctaattttaacGATAGGGTAGCACTGAAGCCAATCCAAGATTCCAAGAAGGAATATACAGTACAGCAAGCTCTGTTTTGCACCTCTGGTGTTGTAAGTTCAATACCTGTGCCCTTAGCTGGAAGAGCTCTTTGTCAACATCAGGTTTCCTCTGATGCTTATAAAGCAAAAGATTCCACTGCTCCAAATTCTGATGACAATATGAAAATATACAAAGACACCACTCATCCATTTTTCAcaagcagaaagagagaggaggaagtcgcttctttcagaaatatatacCTAATTTCAGATCACAGTCAAAGTACTGAAAATACTCCATCACTCTTACGTAACCGAAACGataccaaacaaacaaataacagaTCTGGAATGAACAATGATTCAGAATTAACAAGTGGGTCAAAAGGCATTAATACTTTCTCTGGAACTATGGTAGATATGATAGTAAATGAAGCTTATGAAGCCATAACCTCATCTAGAGTAACAAAAGCAGTAGAAGAGTATACAgattttttaacaagaaaaataatagataAAAAACCTTATGTGCAATGTATTGGTGAAGATTTCCCCAAGAATGTGTTTGCAGATCACTTGGCCAAGTATGTCATAAAACAATCTGTAGATGAAAGTAAAACTGTGTTATGCAACACTGGTGAGAATTTAGCGTGTAATGTGAGCTCACAGACTTACGCAGATACCAATAGAAAAGAACAATGTGTGATAAAGAAGCAAGAGgctgagaaacaaaataatgtttctatAATTGTGGAACAACAACAGATGCCTTTGAATAATCCATGTAAATGTCTTCTTACTCCAACTCATTCTGTTCAGCGTTTTTCAGAACCTAAAGATTGTTGGCAGGAACAAAAAGGACACAGGTTTTCTTCAAAATCACCACCGTCTTGTTCCACTGTGACTTTTGCTAAGCATGTTCTCGAGGACTTTACTGACACAGGAAGCTGCTTAATAACATGCTTAAACAAGCCCTCAAAAAAACATGATATGCAGAAACCATCATCAGGACCTTTGACTTACAGGCAGGCTGATTGTTTTCTGCATGCAAATAGCTTTTCTTCAGTGATGTTTGGCAGTGAAGATGCTTCGCAGATGGAAGATAAATCACGTCTCAAAGATGGAAATACCTGTGTAATGCCTGATACACCCCCACCAACTCCTTTAGTACCATGTCAAGGtagttctgaaaaaaacctaagaaaaCTGTCTAAGAAACTCAAGGGAGAATTAGCAAAGGAATTTGCACCTGCAACACCACCTTCTACACCATACAATCCATCTGTTACTGGTTTGTCTGAAACTGAACGTGACTCTTTGGAAAATGAGGAATTTATGCTGAAACTCATGCGGTCGCTTTCTGAAGAAGTGGAAAGTAGTGAAGATGAAGATCATTCTGAAATGCCCATTGAGAAGGAGGAACGTTCAGAAAAAACAATTCAGTATGCAGATTGCTTAGCTAGCCATGTAATTTCACTAGCGACTGAAATGGCTGCTTCCCATTTAGatggtaaaacaaacaaaagagaaactgatAGACAGGTTCAGTTAGGTATGCAAAACAGAAGATGTGGATATACTGCATTTATAAATATCCCAGAAGAGACATGCAATTCTTTATGGAATTATGCAGGTGATATGGCAGGAAAAGTCATCAATGAGGCCAAGAAAATAGTGAAATCAAGGCATTGTAAACTGTTGAGGTTGAAGCGGGTTAACTGTCAGGTGGATTGCCTTTATCTGAGAAGAGGTGATAAAGATTATAGTTCAAAAGAACGGTGCGGTCCAATGCAGGACCAGTGGCCGGGGGAGAGAGATTCAGCTGTACTTCCTTTACCACAAGGTTCAGGCATGACAGGTTTGACTTCCAAATACCCAAGCTGTGAAAGTGTGACTGACGAATATGCAGATCATATTATTCGAGTTTTGAAAAGAGAAGGTGGTAATGCTGAACTGCTGATGGATCAGTATGCTAGCAGACTTGCTTACAGGTCTATCAAATCAGGCTTACAGCAAGCtgctagaaaaaacaaattgagATACAACAGAAAGACATTTCCTGGGCAAAATGCGCAGGTAAATGGTAAGCTGGAGCTGATCAAAGCAGTGAATAAAGATGCAGTACAGCAAGTGAAAAGCAGCATTCATCACCGTGAAGACCAAACTTATGAAAGGGGTATTGgcacacagagaacagaatGCACAGAGttgttacatttttcagaatCCCTTGCTCACAGTATCACTTGTGATGTTAGGAAGAAATTGAAAATGTCGGGAGCATGTTTGCCAAAGTCTCTAACAGATTCCTGTCTATATAAAAAGACTGAATTTGATGAAGTCACAGGGGATCTTACTAAAACAAGATTTTCTAggacatttcttcctttctccccagaTCATAAACTGTATCATAGTACAGgcagtttaaatgaaaatggcTACAGTGAAGGCATTATTCAAGCTATAGAACAATATGCCAGGAAAGTAGCAGATGATACTCTAGAAAAGAGTTTAGAGTCGGCTGTTCTCCATgtggctgaaaacagaaaaaatgggGATAGACTCTCATATACTGAGAAACTGTCTCCTTTTTCTGGAACTGTGTGTAGATGTTGCAGTATGAAAGAACATCGGTACTGTACAGAAAGTACACCTCATCATCTACCTGCGTCAGAATCCTCCATTCCCGTGAGGCATTTTCTTCATCCTGGATTAGGTGGTGCTTGTCAAAAATCAAGAGTGTTTCAGCTTGATATTCCTAAAATTCACATTGATGTCGAACAGAAGACAGTGTTTTCTGACAAGGGGGCTACTGCGGCcataaagaaagcagaaggagaacTGAGTTACACAAGTGTGACAGCTGACAGTGGTATTGGACAAGATGGAGTCAGCTTTGCTGAAAGCCTTACTACTGAAATAATGACATCAGCTATGACTAATATTGGTCAGGCAGTTAACATAAG CTCTGTTGGAAGAGAAGGATTTCACTCTGTTGAATCTATCGTTAGCCAGCAGATGAGCCTTAGTATTGGTGATGATAGCACTGGGAGTTGGTCCAATCTAAGTTTTGAAGATGAACATCCTGATGAGAGCAGCAGTTTTCTTCACCTCAGTGACAG tgatggAACAGAAGATAAAGATGAGGACTCCAAGGATGCTGTAGAAG
- the AKAP11 gene encoding A-kinase anchor protein 11 isoform X1, producing MDTYARAQGNRMKPRISVKKSFGEGVLHSMKSLLHSRKELCNVSADECLNREEQDNFIEITFIGFAEEMGTAHLQELAAVSAELPGVLKLLQLCKLKENEVIFLKDVKKTLAKPYDMKHQHQLPEVFCVMRLSPSFPRIKVDYIFTLLSKYTTGIRYAVEINSSQKHQTEISHGEDDDTNQSVSSIEDDFVTAFEHLDEDEPSKIQSAGACSFTSRNHRDAASQTIPAQCLEAVDSKILVGSAHRKSSARSSTLIDILGLKELSSVKNSVTTSISDPWIQRNFYKPYNPSDQGVNFLCKTLFSSSPAESSESDCSSPSPIIFLDEEGYQKSLKAKLQLPKIPVVKDGIEDSDSEVSEFFDSFDQFDELEQALENSCKVIRDPILGNPSQKRRTAREQLSSGSITMNPQKFKFDRPTLPANVKKPTPRKPESPYSSVFDVPDSPRPVKTSGEENGGLFSPIRSSAFSPLGSCGSSECLCRINLSGDGTGQNHDDAVYNSYSAYADSVSFEILDSVFHSESSSEQVCAGNYSKHKGIVLKEKKGQAADLKMRTGKEPDKHAKSKHKSLMIRDSIQKFATELVEKSFGSAFKDLQKGVSSCTNALCHLAARLTSSVFQMAFYEIGRRRAISLKERAINGIASFLVSEAITGALKELRHVKKQIFTNTVARFAADLAEELVFEGIMEVCQFSYPSTPTAAQPSSFDYEDKVVRSYARDLSESVIQEAFIELSQVDVTFTTQAAISVSMDNIKYVSAESMLESTQTSTVFPNFNDRVALKPIQDSKKEYTVQQALFCTSGVVSSIPVPLAGRALCQHQVSSDAYKAKDSTAPNSDDNMKIYKDTTHPFFTSRKREEEVASFRNIYLISDHSQSTENTPSLLRNRNDTKQTNNRSGMNNDSELTSGSKGINTFSGTMVDMIVNEAYEAITSSRVTKAVEEYTDFLTRKIIDKKPYVQCIGEDFPKNVFADHLAKYVIKQSVDESKTVLCNTGENLACNVSSQTYADTNRKEQCVIKKQEAEKQNNVSIIVEQQQMPLNNPCKCLLTPTHSVQRFSEPKDCWQEQKGHRFSSKSPPSCSTVTFAKHVLEDFTDTGSCLITCLNKPSKKHDMQKPSSGPLTYRQADCFLHANSFSSVMFGSEDASQMEDKSRLKDGNTCVMPDTPPPTPLVPCQGSSEKNLRKLSKKLKGELAKEFAPATPPSTPYNPSVTGLSETERDSLENEEFMLKLMRSLSEEVESSEDEDHSEMPIEKEERSEKTIQYADCLASHVISLATEMAASHLDGKTNKRETDRQVQLGMQNRRCGYTAFINIPEETCNSLWNYAGDMAGKVINEAKKIVKSRHCKLLRLKRVNCQVDCLYLRRGDKDYSSKERCGPMQDQWPGERDSAVLPLPQGSGMTGLTSKYPSCESVTDEYADHIIRVLKREGGNAELLMDQYASRLAYRSIKSGLQQAARKNKLRYNRKTFPGQNAQVNGKLELIKAVNKDAVQQVKSSIHHREDQTYERGIGTQRTECTELLHFSESLAHSITCDVRKKLKMSGACLPKSLTDSCLYKKTEFDEVTGDLTKTRFSRTFLPFSPDHKLYHSTGSLNENGYSEGIIQAIEQYARKVADDTLEKSLESAVLHVAENRKNGDRLSYTEKLSPFSGTVCRCCSMKEHRYCTESTPHHLPASESSIPVRHFLHPGLGGACQKSRVFQLDIPKIHIDVEQKTVFSDKGATAAIKKAEGELSYTSVTADSGIGQDGVSFAESLTTEIMTSAMTNIGQAVNISSVGREGFHSVESIVSQQMSLSIGDDSTGSWSNLSFEDEHPDESSSFLHLSDSSAVFSSSPGSNGNSSSWSSLGLEGDMYEENLSFPTSDSDGTEDKDEDSKDAVEGLEQIRKTLAIVNIDLEPNLVDPQLRAALQWLAASETEVSGLHFHDAATREFVFEPWSHNATWTEFMDSFSKQADECASEGSLGKEWLGFFLSFCLLVKIQTFE from the exons ATGGATACATACGCCAGGGCTCAGGGCAATCGAATGAAACCAAGAATATCTGTGAAAAAG agttttgGTGAAGGTGTACTGCACTCTATGAAGTCACTGCTACACAGCAGAAAAGAGTTATGCAATGTATCAGCAGATGAATGTCTAAATCGGGAAGAACAAGATAATTTTATTGAG attacATTTATAGGTTTTGCTGAAGAGATGGGTACTGCTCATTTGCAG GAGTTGGCAGCTGTTTCTGCAGAGCTCCCAGGTGTTCTGAAATTGCTCCAGTTGTGCAAACTAAAAGAAAACGAGGTTATATTTCTAAAAGATGTAAAGAAAACCTTGGCAAAACCCTATGACATGAAACATCAG CATCAGCTTCCTGAAGTGTTTTGTGTGATGAGACTGTCTCCTTCATTCCCAAGGATCAAAGTTGATTACATATTTACGTTGCTGAGCAAGTATACCACAGGCATAAGATATGCAGTGGAAATAAACTCATCGCAAAAGCATCAAACAGAGATATCCCATGGAGAAGATGATGACACTAATCAGTCAGTTTCTTCAATTGAAGATGATTTTGTCACTGCTTTCGAACACTTAGATGAAGATGAGCCTTCAAAGATACAAAGTGCTG gtgcaTGCAGCTTTACTTCTCGAAACCATCGAGATGCTGCTTCACAGACCATCCCTGCTCAATGTTTAGAAGCTGTTGACTCAAAGATCCTTGTGGGTTCTGCACATCGAAAGTCATCTGCCAGATCGTCGACTTTGATTGATATTTTGGGACTTAAGGAACTGTCCTCAGTAAAAAATTCAGTTACAACCTCAATTTCTGATCCTTGGATACAAAGGAATTTCTATAAGCCATATAATCCTTCTGATCAAGGTGttaattttttatgtaaaacattgttttcctcctctccagctgaaTCCTCTGAGTCAGATTGCTCCAGCCCAAGCCCCATTATCTTCTTAGATGAAGAAGGGTATCAAAAAAGCTTGAAGGCAAAACTTCAGCTACCAAAAATTCCAGTAGTGAAAGATGGTATAGAGGATTCAGACTCAGAAGTAAGTGAATTTTTTGATAGTTTTGATCAGTTCGATGAGCTGGAACAAGCCTTGGAAAACTCTTGTAAAGTTATTAGGGATCCCATCCTAGGAAATCCCTCCCAGAAAAGGAGGACTGCACGTGAACAATTGTCTTCTGGAAGCATTACAATGAATCCTCAGAAATTCAAGTTTGATCGTCCCACTCTCCCAGCCAATGTAAAGAAACCAACTCCTCGTAAACCAGAATCACCATATAGCAGCGTCTTTGATGTCCCAGATTCCCCTCGCCCAGTTAAAACATCAGGGGAAGAGAATGGAGGCTTGTTCAGCCCTATTAGATCATCGGCTTTCAGTCCACTAGGGAGCTGTGGTTCTTCTGAATGTTTATGTCGAATTAATCTCAGTGGAGATGGGACAGGTCAAAATCACGATGATGCAGTTTATAATAGTTATTCAGCCTACGCTGATAgtgtttcatttgaaatactggattctgtttttcattctgaGTCCTCATCAGAACAAGTATGTGCAGGAAATTATTCGAAACACAAAGGGattgttttgaaagagaaaaaaggtcaAGCTGCAGATCTCAAAATGAGAACTGGTAAGGAGCCAGATAAACACGCAAAATCTAAACATAAGTCATTAATGATTAGAGATAGCATTCAAAAATTTGCAACTGAATTAGTTGAAAAAAGTTTTGGCAGTGCATTTAAAGACCTGCAAAAAGGCGTTTCTTCATGCACCAATGCACTTTGTCATTTGGCTGCTAGGTTAActtcttcagtctttcaaaTGGCTTTTTATGAGATTGGAAGACGTAGAGCAATCTCCCTGAAGGAGCGTGCCATTAATGGGATAGCAAGCTTTTTGGTGAGTGAAGCTATAACTGGTGCTTTGAAAGAACTGCGGCAcgtaaagaaacaaatatttaccAACACGGTTGCACGGTTTGCGGCAGACCTTGCCGAAGAACTTGTGTTTGAAGGAATCATGGAAGTATGCCAGTTTTCGTATCCATCGACACCTACAGCTGCACAGCCTTCATCATTTGATTATGAAGACAAAGTGGTAAGATCCTATGCCAGAGATTTGTCTGAATCTGTCATTCAGGAGGCTTTTATTGAACTTTCTCAGGTTGATGTGACCTTCACAACACAAGCAGCCATTAGTGTTTCCATGGACAACATTAAATATGTGAGCGCAGAAAGTATGTTAGAGTCAACACAGACTTCCACagtttttcctaattttaacGATAGGGTAGCACTGAAGCCAATCCAAGATTCCAAGAAGGAATATACAGTACAGCAAGCTCTGTTTTGCACCTCTGGTGTTGTAAGTTCAATACCTGTGCCCTTAGCTGGAAGAGCTCTTTGTCAACATCAGGTTTCCTCTGATGCTTATAAAGCAAAAGATTCCACTGCTCCAAATTCTGATGACAATATGAAAATATACAAAGACACCACTCATCCATTTTTCAcaagcagaaagagagaggaggaagtcgcttctttcagaaatatatacCTAATTTCAGATCACAGTCAAAGTACTGAAAATACTCCATCACTCTTACGTAACCGAAACGataccaaacaaacaaataacagaTCTGGAATGAACAATGATTCAGAATTAACAAGTGGGTCAAAAGGCATTAATACTTTCTCTGGAACTATGGTAGATATGATAGTAAATGAAGCTTATGAAGCCATAACCTCATCTAGAGTAACAAAAGCAGTAGAAGAGTATACAgattttttaacaagaaaaataatagataAAAAACCTTATGTGCAATGTATTGGTGAAGATTTCCCCAAGAATGTGTTTGCAGATCACTTGGCCAAGTATGTCATAAAACAATCTGTAGATGAAAGTAAAACTGTGTTATGCAACACTGGTGAGAATTTAGCGTGTAATGTGAGCTCACAGACTTACGCAGATACCAATAGAAAAGAACAATGTGTGATAAAGAAGCAAGAGgctgagaaacaaaataatgtttctatAATTGTGGAACAACAACAGATGCCTTTGAATAATCCATGTAAATGTCTTCTTACTCCAACTCATTCTGTTCAGCGTTTTTCAGAACCTAAAGATTGTTGGCAGGAACAAAAAGGACACAGGTTTTCTTCAAAATCACCACCGTCTTGTTCCACTGTGACTTTTGCTAAGCATGTTCTCGAGGACTTTACTGACACAGGAAGCTGCTTAATAACATGCTTAAACAAGCCCTCAAAAAAACATGATATGCAGAAACCATCATCAGGACCTTTGACTTACAGGCAGGCTGATTGTTTTCTGCATGCAAATAGCTTTTCTTCAGTGATGTTTGGCAGTGAAGATGCTTCGCAGATGGAAGATAAATCACGTCTCAAAGATGGAAATACCTGTGTAATGCCTGATACACCCCCACCAACTCCTTTAGTACCATGTCAAGGtagttctgaaaaaaacctaagaaaaCTGTCTAAGAAACTCAAGGGAGAATTAGCAAAGGAATTTGCACCTGCAACACCACCTTCTACACCATACAATCCATCTGTTACTGGTTTGTCTGAAACTGAACGTGACTCTTTGGAAAATGAGGAATTTATGCTGAAACTCATGCGGTCGCTTTCTGAAGAAGTGGAAAGTAGTGAAGATGAAGATCATTCTGAAATGCCCATTGAGAAGGAGGAACGTTCAGAAAAAACAATTCAGTATGCAGATTGCTTAGCTAGCCATGTAATTTCACTAGCGACTGAAATGGCTGCTTCCCATTTAGatggtaaaacaaacaaaagagaaactgatAGACAGGTTCAGTTAGGTATGCAAAACAGAAGATGTGGATATACTGCATTTATAAATATCCCAGAAGAGACATGCAATTCTTTATGGAATTATGCAGGTGATATGGCAGGAAAAGTCATCAATGAGGCCAAGAAAATAGTGAAATCAAGGCATTGTAAACTGTTGAGGTTGAAGCGGGTTAACTGTCAGGTGGATTGCCTTTATCTGAGAAGAGGTGATAAAGATTATAGTTCAAAAGAACGGTGCGGTCCAATGCAGGACCAGTGGCCGGGGGAGAGAGATTCAGCTGTACTTCCTTTACCACAAGGTTCAGGCATGACAGGTTTGACTTCCAAATACCCAAGCTGTGAAAGTGTGACTGACGAATATGCAGATCATATTATTCGAGTTTTGAAAAGAGAAGGTGGTAATGCTGAACTGCTGATGGATCAGTATGCTAGCAGACTTGCTTACAGGTCTATCAAATCAGGCTTACAGCAAGCtgctagaaaaaacaaattgagATACAACAGAAAGACATTTCCTGGGCAAAATGCGCAGGTAAATGGTAAGCTGGAGCTGATCAAAGCAGTGAATAAAGATGCAGTACAGCAAGTGAAAAGCAGCATTCATCACCGTGAAGACCAAACTTATGAAAGGGGTATTGgcacacagagaacagaatGCACAGAGttgttacatttttcagaatCCCTTGCTCACAGTATCACTTGTGATGTTAGGAAGAAATTGAAAATGTCGGGAGCATGTTTGCCAAAGTCTCTAACAGATTCCTGTCTATATAAAAAGACTGAATTTGATGAAGTCACAGGGGATCTTACTAAAACAAGATTTTCTAggacatttcttcctttctccccagaTCATAAACTGTATCATAGTACAGgcagtttaaatgaaaatggcTACAGTGAAGGCATTATTCAAGCTATAGAACAATATGCCAGGAAAGTAGCAGATGATACTCTAGAAAAGAGTTTAGAGTCGGCTGTTCTCCATgtggctgaaaacagaaaaaatgggGATAGACTCTCATATACTGAGAAACTGTCTCCTTTTTCTGGAACTGTGTGTAGATGTTGCAGTATGAAAGAACATCGGTACTGTACAGAAAGTACACCTCATCATCTACCTGCGTCAGAATCCTCCATTCCCGTGAGGCATTTTCTTCATCCTGGATTAGGTGGTGCTTGTCAAAAATCAAGAGTGTTTCAGCTTGATATTCCTAAAATTCACATTGATGTCGAACAGAAGACAGTGTTTTCTGACAAGGGGGCTACTGCGGCcataaagaaagcagaaggagaacTGAGTTACACAAGTGTGACAGCTGACAGTGGTATTGGACAAGATGGAGTCAGCTTTGCTGAAAGCCTTACTACTGAAATAATGACATCAGCTATGACTAATATTGGTCAGGCAGTTAACATAAG CTCTGTTGGAAGAGAAGGATTTCACTCTGTTGAATCTATCGTTAGCCAGCAGATGAGCCTTAGTATTGGTGATGATAGCACTGGGAGTTGGTCCAATCTAAGTTTTGAAGATGAACATCCTGATGAGAGCAGCAGTTTTCTTCACCTCAGTGACAG TTCAGCTGTGTTCTCTTCTTCTCCTGGCAGTAATGGTAACAGCAGTAGCTGGAGCAGTCTTGGTTTAGAAGGGGATATGTATGAGGAGAATTTATCCTTTCCAACATCAGACAG tgatggAACAGAAGATAAAGATGAGGACTCCAAGGATGCTGTAGAAG